The following are from one region of the Mangifera indica cultivar Alphonso chromosome 14, CATAS_Mindica_2.1, whole genome shotgun sequence genome:
- the LOC123196621 gene encoding galactolipase DONGLE, chloroplastic-like → MALSSVELCPKPSISFGQVSIPKTSKLKSQSQSRRSASIFAAPAVNKAIKSAKTSSILAHFWREIQGFNNWENLVEPLHFLLRQEIIRYGEFVAACYKAFDLDAKSERYLSCKYGKKSMFREIGMENSGYEITKYIYATADVTIPIHNSTSCGRWIGYVAVSSDESVRRLGRRDIVIAFRGAVTHLEWAANLMSSLTPARLDPHNPRPEVKVESGFMSLYTTNENNKFGLRSCREQLFSEIWRLLNKYKGEEMSITLAGHSMGSSLALLLAYDVAESGLNSIIDNHSEIPVTVFSYAGPRVGNAGFKQRCQQLGVKVLRIVNSNDPITKLPGFFFNENFRVLGGTTYEFPWSYAHVGVEVVLDFFNMQNPSCVHDLEAHISLLKCPNPVEIQREGVGLLKKAREWLLMLKVLTWLKFVADNMLSSLVPINS, encoded by the coding sequence ATGGCTTTATCTTCAGTTGAGCTTTGTCCCAAGCCGTCAATCTCTTTTGGACAAGTTAGTATACCTAAAACGAGTAAGTTAAAATCTCAATCACAATCTCGGAGATCAGCTTCCATTTTTGCAGCACCAGCTGTGAATAAGGCGATTAAATCGGCGAAAACCAGCTCAATTTTGGCTCATTTTTGGAGGGAGATTCAAGGGTTTAACAACTGGGAAAATCTCGTTGAGCCCTTGCACTTTCTTCTTCGTCAAGAAATTATTCGCTATGGTGAGTTTGTTGCTGCATGTTACAAGGCTTTTGACCTCGATGCAAAGTCGGAACGATACTTGAGCTGCAAGTATGGAAAGAAGAGCATGTTTAGAGAAATTGGCATGGAAAATTCAGGCTATGAAATCACAAAGTACATCTATGCAACTGCTGATGTCACCATCCCCATCCACAATAGCACTTCCTGCGGGCGTTGGATCGGATATGTCGCCGTTTCCTCCGACGAATCTGTTAGAAGGCTTGGTAGAAGAGATATTGTCATTGCATTTCGAGGCGCAGTGACGCACCTTGAATGGGCAGCCAATTTAATGAGCTCATTGACGCCGGCGAGGCTCGACCCTCACAATCCGAGACCAGAAGTGAAGGTCGAATCCGGATTTATGAGTTTGTACACtacaaatgaaaacaataagTTCGGTTTACGAAGTTGTCGTGAGCAGCTTTTCTCTGAAATATGGCGGCTTTTAAACAAGTACAAAGGCGAAGAAATGAGCATAACGTTAGCAGGTCACAGTATGGGGAGTTCATTAGCCCTTCTTCTCGCGTATGATGTCGCAGAATCGGGTTTAAACTCAATTATCGATAATCATTCAGAGATTCCAGTGACGGTTTTTTCATATGCCGGACCCAGAGTGGGAAATGCGGGATTCAAACAAAGATGCCAGCAGCTGGGAGTAAAAGTGTTAAGAATTGTGAATAGTAATGACCCGATAACAAAACTTCCggggtttttttttaatgaaaattttagggttttgggagGGACGACATATGAATTTCCATGGAGCTATGCACACGTGGGAGTCGAAGTCGTTCTTGACTTCTTCAATATGCAAAACCCTTCGTGTGTCCACGATTTGGAGGCACATATCAGCTTACTTAAATGCCCAAATCCTGTAGAAATTCAAAGGGAAGGTGTAGGTTTATTGAAAAAAGCAAGAGAGTGGCTCTTGATGCTCAAAGTTTTAACATGGTTAAAATTTGTTGCGGATAACATGTTGAGTTCATTGGTTCCTATAAATTCTTGA
- the LOC123196761 gene encoding vesicle transport protein GOT1, which translates to MAYEINEQKKVGLGLIGFGIFFTFLAVILFFDKGLLALGNIFWLTGVALLLGWQSTWKLFTSNYKGTGCFALGLFFLFVRWPLVGIILEIYGCITLFGGFWPTVKVFLFQIPVVGWIIQYPLMFLNRLKGA; encoded by the exons ATGGCCTATGAAATAAACGAGCAAAAAA AGGTTGGATTGGGTCTCATTGGTTTTGGCATCTTTTTCACATTTCTTGCTgtaattcttttctttgataAGGGATTGCTTGCTCTAGGAAAT ATATTTTGGTTAACAGGGGTGGCTCTTTTACTTGGTTGGCAGTCAACTTGGAAGCTCTTTACTAGTAACTACAAG GGTACTGGTTGCTTTGCTCTTGGactctttttcttatttgtacGCTGGCCACTAGTTGGAATAATCTTGGAAATCTATGGTTGCATCACTCTTTTTGG TGGCTTTTGGCCAACAGTGAAAGTTTTCCTCTTCCAGATTCCAGTTGTTGGATGGATCATACAGTATCCTCTCATG TTTCTTAATCGTCTGAAAGGAGCCTAA